A window of Prolixibacter sp. SD074 contains these coding sequences:
- a CDS encoding pyruvate formate lyase family protein: MKSLRRKICIMEKFTRVYQEFRTAGPSVRELRCLEALFPAILQPVGKTDRFVGRIEPLPIGISIYEGSLGYFYDEARMNTLLEHPQLTFKLELRLRTLEAFWQGENSVAKIKSAQRQAEVKYTPDKIRRFRNHGVIEPYYRINGINPDYSKLLQKGIPGLREELQSVDLAEADDGKRAMVTSMLGALDILVRVINQYAVYTRDLSDECIDEESKAELLHMATALETISDSKPTTFREAVQLVHLFALLSGTGNYGRLDVCLGDFLVCDLEDGELTEERAHQMMESFWMLINARQLGVEGRMVVGGKGRPNEEAADKFAQLALQTSALVKEVSPQICLRYYDGQDETLFTQAAGLLSEGNINPLLFSDSTLLPYIEQNYAVSEEDAEQYIPDGNGGFVLWHRSIGGPAGAINLLKVLELSINSGRDFISGTEVGPDFGKFAEFHNLDDIWDAFSREVEYFVEALVIQEEILFTVINREASFIYASLLHDQCISDGHSIFDGEIPLLGSRVEVAGAKNVGDSLAAIDSVVFQDKLIYPVKLSYIIGENYEGFESERELLLKSLYRRDIRNKSDDFIRRIDQLLSNIGFGYANKSGMHYFAHCPANGKINMTFGRKTAASADGRKGMALLDCSLSHRIILQTHPEKITFPDTEILQRNGMHLFQVSKMLDVGQQLTIIEALRQLGVGQMVVSVLDRDTLEAARRDPENYRNVMVRLGSGTVRFVELDADTQEQIIIQLDD, encoded by the coding sequence ATGAAAAGTCTCCGCCGGAAGATTTGCATAATGGAAAAGTTTACCCGGGTGTATCAGGAATTTCGGACAGCTGGCCCTTCGGTTAGGGAGTTGCGTTGTCTGGAGGCATTGTTTCCGGCCATATTGCAGCCTGTTGGTAAAACCGATCGGTTTGTAGGACGGATTGAACCATTGCCAATAGGTATTTCCATTTATGAAGGTTCTTTGGGATATTTTTATGATGAAGCGAGGATGAATACCTTGCTGGAACATCCGCAACTAACTTTTAAGCTTGAATTACGCCTCAGAACACTGGAGGCTTTCTGGCAGGGCGAAAATTCGGTTGCTAAAATTAAATCGGCACAACGGCAGGCTGAAGTAAAGTATACTCCTGATAAAATCAGGCGTTTCCGGAATCACGGTGTTATTGAGCCATACTACCGCATAAACGGCATCAATCCGGATTATTCAAAGTTATTACAAAAAGGAATTCCCGGACTTCGCGAGGAGTTACAATCGGTTGATTTAGCGGAAGCAGATGATGGAAAACGGGCAATGGTGACGTCCATGCTGGGTGCGTTGGATATCCTGGTCCGGGTTATTAATCAATATGCTGTTTACACCCGCGATTTAAGCGATGAGTGTATAGATGAAGAAAGCAAAGCGGAATTGTTGCACATGGCAACGGCATTAGAAACCATATCCGATTCGAAGCCAACCACATTCCGCGAAGCTGTTCAGTTGGTGCATTTGTTTGCCCTGTTGTCGGGGACCGGAAATTATGGCCGCCTTGATGTTTGTCTTGGCGATTTTCTGGTATGCGATTTAGAAGACGGAGAGCTGACAGAAGAGCGGGCACATCAAATGATGGAATCGTTCTGGATGCTGATTAATGCGCGGCAATTAGGTGTTGAAGGAAGAATGGTGGTTGGCGGGAAAGGGCGCCCTAACGAAGAAGCAGCCGACAAGTTTGCTCAACTCGCGCTACAAACGAGCGCCTTGGTTAAAGAGGTGTCGCCACAAATCTGTCTTCGGTATTATGACGGACAGGATGAGACGCTTTTTACACAGGCTGCAGGTTTATTGTCGGAAGGAAATATTAATCCGCTGCTTTTCAGCGACTCCACGTTGCTGCCATACATTGAACAGAATTATGCTGTTTCGGAAGAAGACGCTGAACAATATATTCCCGATGGGAATGGTGGATTTGTGCTTTGGCACCGAAGTATTGGCGGGCCTGCCGGTGCTATTAACCTGTTAAAAGTACTTGAGCTTTCGATAAACAGCGGACGTGATTTTATTTCCGGGACTGAAGTGGGGCCCGACTTTGGAAAATTCGCCGAATTTCATAACTTGGATGACATATGGGATGCCTTTTCCCGGGAGGTGGAATATTTTGTAGAAGCCCTGGTCATCCAGGAGGAAATATTATTCACTGTTATCAACCGGGAGGCATCCTTTATTTATGCTTCCCTCCTGCATGACCAATGTATATCTGATGGACATTCCATTTTTGATGGTGAGATCCCCCTTTTAGGAAGTAGGGTAGAAGTGGCCGGCGCAAAAAATGTTGGTGACAGTCTGGCAGCAATTGATTCAGTGGTTTTCCAGGATAAATTAATTTATCCGGTTAAGTTGAGTTACATCATTGGCGAAAATTATGAGGGCTTTGAAAGTGAAAGGGAACTGCTGTTGAAGTCACTTTATCGGCGGGATATCCGGAATAAATCCGATGATTTTATCCGGAGGATAGATCAGCTATTGTCGAATATAGGCTTCGGGTATGCAAATAAATCAGGCATGCATTACTTTGCCCATTGTCCGGCAAACGGAAAAATAAATATGACTTTTGGCCGAAAAACAGCTGCCAGTGCCGATGGGCGAAAAGGGATGGCTTTGCTGGATTGTTCGCTGAGCCATCGTATCATTCTACAAACTCACCCTGAAAAAATTACTTTTCCCGATACGGAAATTCTTCAACGAAATGGAATGCATCTTTTTCAGGTAAGTAAAATGCTGGACGTGGGGCAACAACTTACCATTATTGAGGCATTAAGGCAGCTGGGAGTTGGGCAAATGGTGGTAAGCGTGTTGGATCGTGACACATTGGAGGCCGCTCGCCGTGATCCGGAGAACTATCGTAACGTTATGGTACGTCTGGGGTCGGGGACTGTCCGTTTTGTGGAACTTGATGCCGATACGCAGGAGCAAATTATTATCCAGCTCGATGACTGA
- the recR gene encoding recombination mediator RecR, with product MTQDTFPSKLLENAVMEFAKLPGIGKKTALRLVLHLLKQEKEEVHRFSSSITRLRDEIRHCKICRNISDTEVCNICSNNSRDHATICVVENIRDVMSIENTQQYHGVFHVLGGIISPMDGVGPADIEVDSLIKRVNGGDVKEIILALSTTMEGDSTNFYIFKKLKDSGVKISMLARGVSIGDELEYIDEVTLGRSLVNRQLFEQSLGQ from the coding sequence ATGACCCAGGATACTTTCCCATCCAAATTACTTGAAAATGCGGTAATGGAATTTGCCAAGCTTCCGGGTATTGGAAAAAAAACAGCACTACGGTTGGTCCTTCATTTGCTTAAGCAGGAAAAGGAGGAAGTGCATCGTTTCAGCAGTTCCATTACCCGCTTACGTGATGAAATCAGGCATTGTAAAATTTGCCGGAATATTTCGGATACCGAAGTTTGCAATATTTGCAGCAATAATTCGCGCGACCATGCAACCATTTGTGTAGTGGAGAACATACGAGATGTGATGTCCATCGAAAATACACAGCAGTATCACGGTGTTTTTCATGTATTGGGTGGCATTATCTCGCCAATGGATGGAGTCGGGCCTGCTGATATCGAGGTTGATTCATTGATAAAAAGGGTCAACGGGGGCGATGTAAAGGAGATTATTTTGGCATTGAGTACCACGATGGAAGGGGATAGCACAAACTTCTATATATTTAAGAAATTAAAAGATTCTGGAGTGAAAATTTCCATGCTGGCGCGGGGCGTTTCCATCGGCGATGAGCTGGAGTATATTGATGAAGTTACGCTGGGCCGTTCGCTTGTCAACCGCCAGTTGTTTGAGCAGTCCCTCGGGCAATGA
- a CDS encoding glycosyltransferase produces the protein MKLSVVIVNYNVRFFLSQCLASVQKASEGLEVEVFVVDNNSTDGSYAMLRDSFPWINLIANHENVGFSKANNQAIRKVKGEYILLLNPDTIVQEDTFSKVIAFMDGHPKAGGLGVRMIDGGGNFLPESKRGFPTPLASFYKIFGFTRLFPRSRVFSRYYLGHLPEDETNRIDVLAGAFMLLRKETLEQTGLLDETFFMYGEDIDLSYRIQHAGYENYYFPETTIIHYKGESTRKGSFNYVRLFYKAMLIFVRKHYLTSGARLFSLLVRLAIFFRAFLSLLKRGLAWLWKPLVDALLMFAGFSWLVPVWGKIAHGPGYYPEDLLQTVIPFYVLLFVFALALSGAYHRRWRVHGFFRSWFTAVLVLLVAYSLMSENMRFSRAIILMGAGWGLLTLLSARLLMAKLGWMNYPAGKEKSRRIVSVGSRNQNQKVREILVQQGTRSQWLGSVVLNEEDETGDTLGTLAQLPEIVRINGVDEVVYCAEDVPTGEMIRSMARVSSQSIRFRIYNSREGFFIASHSANDAGDLILFDINAISLPENRRRKRTLDVSISALGFILSPFLFPFIKSKKNYLSNIFNVLKGNRTWVGYSAEEAETDIELPVLLPGVLSCADRTTELKDLGDVKKINTLYAKDYRIWNDLEIIRRNISKLGNTTSDDTIPEE, from the coding sequence ATGAAATTATCGGTCGTTATTGTCAACTATAACGTCAGGTTCTTCCTGTCCCAATGTTTGGCATCGGTGCAAAAAGCATCCGAGGGACTGGAGGTGGAAGTTTTTGTCGTTGATAATAATTCGACCGATGGTTCCTATGCCATGTTGAGGGACTCCTTTCCATGGATAAACTTAATCGCGAATCACGAAAACGTTGGTTTCTCCAAAGCAAATAACCAGGCTATCCGAAAGGTAAAAGGGGAATATATTCTTTTGCTGAATCCCGATACAATTGTTCAGGAAGATACCTTCAGCAAGGTGATTGCTTTTATGGACGGACATCCGAAAGCTGGCGGACTAGGTGTTAGGATGATCGATGGTGGGGGAAATTTTCTGCCCGAGTCAAAACGTGGTTTTCCAACACCTTTGGCTTCGTTTTACAAGATTTTCGGTTTTACCAGGCTTTTCCCACGTTCTCGTGTTTTTTCCCGCTATTATCTCGGACACCTTCCGGAAGATGAAACCAACCGCATTGATGTGCTGGCTGGCGCCTTTATGCTGCTTCGGAAGGAAACACTGGAACAAACCGGGCTGCTGGATGAAACTTTTTTTATGTATGGGGAAGACATCGATCTTTCGTACCGGATTCAGCACGCCGGATATGAGAATTACTACTTCCCCGAAACAACCATCATCCACTACAAAGGAGAGAGTACGCGCAAAGGAAGCTTCAATTACGTACGCTTGTTTTACAAAGCCATGCTCATTTTCGTGCGGAAGCATTACCTGACGTCCGGTGCAAGACTTTTTAGCCTCCTGGTTCGTTTGGCCATATTTTTCAGGGCTTTTCTCAGCTTGCTGAAAAGAGGACTGGCGTGGCTTTGGAAGCCCCTGGTTGATGCCCTGCTGATGTTTGCCGGCTTCAGTTGGCTGGTGCCGGTTTGGGGTAAAATAGCACATGGGCCGGGCTATTATCCGGAAGACTTGCTACAGACGGTTATTCCTTTTTATGTGCTTTTATTTGTCTTTGCACTCGCGCTTTCCGGCGCATATCATCGTCGTTGGCGCGTTCACGGTTTTTTTCGAAGCTGGTTTACTGCTGTTTTGGTTTTGCTGGTCGCTTATTCGCTGATGAGTGAAAACATGCGGTTTTCGCGAGCCATTATTCTCATGGGCGCGGGTTGGGGATTGCTCACGTTGTTGTCAGCAAGGCTTTTGATGGCGAAATTGGGTTGGATGAATTATCCTGCCGGAAAGGAAAAAAGCAGGCGCATTGTATCCGTTGGTTCCCGCAACCAAAACCAAAAAGTAAGGGAGATTTTAGTTCAGCAAGGAACCCGCAGTCAATGGTTGGGTAGCGTTGTTTTAAATGAAGAGGATGAAACCGGAGATACGTTGGGCACGCTGGCGCAGTTACCTGAAATTGTCCGCATCAACGGGGTAGATGAGGTCGTTTATTGTGCCGAAGATGTTCCTACAGGAGAAATGATTCGCTCGATGGCACGGGTTAGCAGCCAATCGATCCGCTTCAGGATATATAATTCCAGGGAAGGTTTTTTTATTGCCAGCCATTCGGCCAACGATGCCGGCGATTTAATTTTATTCGATATTAATGCGATTAGTTTGCCCGAAAACAGGAGGCGTAAAAGAACGCTCGATGTGAGTATCTCGGCGTTGGGATTTATTCTGTCGCCTTTTCTTTTTCCTTTCATTAAGTCGAAAAAAAACTACTTATCTAATATATTCAACGTACTGAAGGGAAATAGAACATGGGTAGGTTACTCAGCGGAAGAAGCTGAAACAGATATTGAATTGCCGGTTTTGCTTCCCGGCGTATTGTCATGTGCCGACAGAACAACGGAATTGAAAGACCTGGGGGATGTGAAAAAAATTAATACATTGTATGCTAAAGATTACCGGATTTGGAATGATCTGGAAATAATTCGTCGAAATATATCCAAACTGGGAAATACTACATCGGATGACACAATACCTGAAGAGTGA
- a CDS encoding GNAT family N-acetyltransferase: MTQYLKSEKITLRALEPEDIELLYHWENNSEVWEVSDTLAPFSKYLLALYIKNSDKDIYESKQLRLMVENSEGRAVGAIDLFDFEPHHSRAGIGILIGETEDRKNGYATEALELVLEYCFKRLNLHVVYANIDANNEASIGLFKKFGFELAGTRKDWIRNAGGWTDEHLFQLINPED; this comes from the coding sequence ATGACACAATACCTGAAGAGTGAAAAAATCACATTGAGGGCGCTCGAGCCTGAAGATATTGAACTGCTGTACCACTGGGAAAACAACAGCGAAGTTTGGGAAGTCAGCGATACGCTGGCCCCGTTTTCGAAATATTTGCTGGCGCTTTACATCAAGAACTCGGACAAAGATATTTACGAGAGTAAACAACTTCGGTTGATGGTTGAAAACAGCGAAGGCCGGGCAGTAGGCGCGATTGACCTGTTTGATTTTGAACCGCACCATTCACGTGCCGGCATCGGAATTTTGATTGGTGAAACAGAAGATCGAAAGAACGGTTATGCCACTGAAGCGCTGGAACTTGTTTTGGAATACTGTTTCAAGCGGTTAAACCTGCATGTGGTTTATGCCAACATCGATGCGAACAATGAAGCCAGTATCGGGTTATTTAAGAAATTCGGATTCGAGTTGGCCGGAACGCGGAAAGACTGGATCCGTAACGCCGGGGGATGGACGGATGAGCATCTGTTCCAGTTGATAAATCCTGAGGATTAG
- a CDS encoding type I restriction enzyme HsdR N-terminal domain-containing protein: MNLNLPKYNLRVRLANGKKSVFDPCRKKWVPLTPEEKVRQLFIRYLNEEKQYPLSLIAVEMSLRINRNAFRSDIVIFGSQGTPLLAVECKAPQIKITQDTFDQIARYNMQLKVRYLVVTNGIQHYCCRFSTEANSYEFLPLIPDFQSL; this comes from the coding sequence ATGAACTTAAATTTACCGAAATACAACCTTCGTGTCCGCCTGGCTAACGGGAAAAAAAGTGTCTTCGATCCCTGCCGTAAAAAATGGGTCCCGCTAACTCCGGAAGAAAAGGTCAGGCAATTGTTTATCCGTTATCTGAACGAAGAAAAGCAGTATCCACTCTCATTAATTGCTGTGGAAATGTCTTTACGCATTAACCGCAATGCATTTCGCAGCGATATTGTTATTTTCGGCTCACAAGGCACACCTTTGCTAGCGGTAGAATGCAAGGCCCCCCAAATAAAAATTACCCAGGATACCTTTGACCAGATCGCGCGATACAATATGCAGCTAAAAGTCAGATACCTTGTGGTGACCAATGGGATACAGCATTATTGCTGTCGATTCTCGACCGAAGCAAACAGCTACGAATTTTTACCCCTCATCCCGGATTTTCAATCCCTCTAA
- a CDS encoding AMP nucleosidase → MKTKEEIVKNWLPRYTGRKLDDFGNYILLVNFQKYVDMFAEKFNVPVVGNDKAMPNASANGITIINFGIGSPNAALIMDLLSAIVPHGVLFLGKCGGIKKKNELGDLILPIAAIRSDGTSNDYLPPEVPALPAFSLQRAISSTIRDHKRDYWTGTVFTTNKRVWEYDERFKRYLHKTRAMAVDMETATIFTVGFYNQIPSGALLLVSDQPMISTGVKTEASDREVTQKYVDEHLQIGIESLLELNNNGRSIKHLRFD, encoded by the coding sequence ATGAAAACAAAAGAAGAAATTGTAAAAAACTGGTTACCACGTTATACTGGCAGAAAGTTGGATGACTTTGGAAATTACATCCTGTTGGTAAATTTTCAGAAATATGTCGACATGTTTGCCGAGAAGTTTAATGTACCCGTTGTAGGGAATGACAAGGCTATGCCCAACGCCAGTGCCAACGGTATTACCATCATCAATTTTGGCATTGGAAGTCCGAATGCAGCACTGATAATGGATTTGTTGAGCGCGATTGTTCCGCATGGAGTGCTGTTCCTTGGCAAATGTGGTGGAATAAAGAAAAAGAACGAGCTGGGTGATTTGATTCTGCCGATTGCGGCCATTCGTAGTGATGGTACCTCTAACGACTATTTACCACCCGAAGTTCCGGCACTTCCGGCATTTAGCCTGCAGCGTGCCATTTCATCGACCATCCGCGATCACAAACGCGATTACTGGACCGGCACGGTGTTTACTACCAACAAAAGGGTATGGGAATACGATGAGCGTTTCAAACGATATCTGCATAAAACCCGTGCCATGGCTGTTGATATGGAAACGGCGACCATTTTCACGGTAGGTTTTTATAATCAAATTCCGAGTGGCGCTTTATTGCTGGTTTCCGATCAACCCATGATTTCAACAGGCGTAAAGACTGAAGCAAGCGACAGGGAAGTGACACAGAAGTATGTAGATGAACATTTGCAGATTGGTATCGAATCGTTGCTTGAACTGAATAATAATGGTAGATCTATAAAACACTTGAGATTCGACTAA
- the holA gene encoding DNA polymerase III subunit delta → MDFNAILSDIENKHYQPVYFLEGEEAYFIDRISEEITGNVLTEAEKGFNQTILYGKDTDVDTIITAARRFPMMTSHQVVAVREAQNIKNIEDLASYIEHPQPSTLLVISYKYKNIDKRKRLYKALQKNGVYFEAKRIYESKIPAWITKYLRAKGYGIEPRAAQLITDHVGNDLKRIVGELEKVIISLPPGMSVTPVEVEHNIGISKDYNTFELQKAIGKRDVLKANRIVNYFGDNQKMHPFPVVIGILHSYFRKILAYHFLENKTNRNAVAGAIGVSPYFISDYVDAARNYNIRRSVKAVSLLREYDMRSKGARGGSTDSGELLRELIYKILH, encoded by the coding sequence ATGGATTTTAATGCTATCTTATCAGATATAGAAAACAAGCATTACCAACCTGTTTATTTTTTGGAAGGGGAGGAGGCCTACTTTATTGACCGAATCAGTGAAGAGATAACCGGCAATGTGTTGACTGAAGCCGAAAAGGGATTCAATCAAACGATCCTTTACGGTAAAGACACCGATGTAGACACCATCATTACAGCAGCCCGCCGTTTTCCGATGATGACATCGCACCAGGTTGTGGCGGTACGGGAAGCCCAAAATATTAAAAATATCGAGGACCTGGCTTCCTATATTGAGCATCCGCAGCCTTCGACATTGTTGGTGATCAGCTACAAATACAAAAATATTGATAAGCGCAAGCGACTTTATAAAGCGCTGCAAAAAAATGGAGTTTATTTTGAAGCAAAACGCATTTACGAAAGTAAAATCCCTGCATGGATCACGAAGTACCTGCGTGCAAAAGGTTACGGAATTGAGCCTCGCGCGGCCCAGTTAATCACCGATCATGTCGGGAATGATTTAAAGCGGATAGTGGGTGAACTGGAAAAGGTCATTATTTCCCTGCCGCCGGGGATGAGTGTTACGCCGGTTGAGGTTGAACACAATATCGGTATCAGTAAGGATTACAATACCTTTGAGTTACAAAAGGCCATAGGTAAAAGGGATGTATTGAAGGCAAATCGTATCGTCAACTATTTCGGTGATAATCAGAAGATGCATCCGTTCCCGGTTGTTATCGGGATTTTGCATTCTTACTTTCGAAAAATTCTGGCCTATCATTTCCTGGAAAATAAAACCAACCGGAATGCTGTGGCTGGGGCAATTGGGGTAAGTCCTTACTTCATCAGCGATTACGTTGATGCAGCCCGGAATTATAACATCAGGAGATCGGTTAAGGCTGTTTCGCTTTTGCGCGAATACGATATGCGTTCGAAGGGGGCGCGTGGAGGTTCGACTGATAGTGGAGAATTGCTCCGTGAGTTGATTTATAAAATTCTACATTAA
- a CDS encoding rhomboid family intramembrane serine protease — MTIIIIIITSLVSILAFSQQDVMGRLQFNAYQVVHRKEYFRIFTHAFLHANWEHLLINMIVLWSFGTAVEHYYYLNFGSRGTYLYFLLYFGAILFSSLGALIKQKNNYYYNAVGASGAVSAVVFSAIFFAPWNKIYFFGLLPIPGVVFAVLYLVYSYQMSKRNVDNVGHDAHFLGAIFGFILPIIIRPSLFLEFINNLF, encoded by the coding sequence ATGACAATTATTATCATCATTATCACCTCACTTGTTTCAATTCTGGCTTTTTCGCAACAGGATGTGATGGGAAGGTTGCAGTTTAACGCCTACCAGGTTGTTCACCGGAAGGAATATTTCCGGATTTTCACCCATGCATTTTTGCATGCGAACTGGGAGCACCTGCTGATCAATATGATTGTACTCTGGTCGTTTGGAACTGCGGTGGAACATTACTACTACCTGAATTTTGGTTCGCGGGGAACGTATCTGTACTTTTTGCTTTATTTTGGAGCCATTCTTTTCTCGAGTCTGGGGGCCCTGATCAAACAAAAGAACAATTATTACTATAACGCCGTCGGAGCGTCGGGAGCGGTTTCAGCCGTTGTTTTTTCCGCCATCTTTTTTGCTCCGTGGAATAAAATCTACTTCTTCGGACTGCTGCCCATTCCGGGAGTTGTATTCGCAGTCCTGTACCTGGTTTATTCATACCAGATGAGCAAACGGAATGTGGATAATGTGGGACATGATGCTCATTTCCTGGGCGCGATATTTGGATTTATATTGCCCATTATTATCCGACCGTCATTATTTCTCGAGTTCATCAATAACCTGTTTTAA
- a CDS encoding HAD-IIIA family hydrolase codes for MGHNQAVFVDRDGTINDKTPAYYIYTTANFKLVEGVGANLKKLQDAGYLLIVITNQGGIDKGEYTHKDVARVHRYMRELLESEGVQLTDVFYCPHHADVQECECRKPGTLLIEEAIEMYEIDRERSWFIGDSDVDMEAAKRAGLRKIRVETNKPWGDAIQPILDDVYKP; via the coding sequence ATGGGACACAATCAAGCGGTTTTTGTCGATCGTGACGGAACGATTAACGATAAAACGCCGGCATATTACATTTACACCACAGCCAATTTCAAGTTAGTTGAAGGTGTGGGCGCCAATCTGAAAAAGTTGCAGGATGCGGGTTACCTGCTTATAGTGATTACGAACCAGGGAGGCATAGACAAAGGAGAGTACACCCACAAGGATGTAGCCCGGGTGCATCGGTATATGCGTGAATTGCTTGAATCAGAAGGTGTACAACTGACAGACGTTTTTTACTGTCCGCACCATGCCGATGTTCAGGAATGCGAATGTCGTAAACCGGGAACCTTATTGATTGAGGAAGCGATTGAAATGTATGAAATCGATCGGGAACGTTCGTGGTTTATTGGTGATTCGGATGTGGACATGGAAGCAGCTAAGCGGGCCGGATTGAGGAAGATTCGGGTTGAAACCAACAAGCCCTGGGGTGATGCCATTCAGCCCATTCTCGATGATGTATACAAACCATAG
- a CDS encoding aminotransferase class IV, producing the protein MKGGFVLYNGKFFRADEKLFSGDELFRLEAGIKVWFRTEDNEILFHGQNYAYLCAATRAINLILPEDFDLGGARLRRDVSRLLNKNKFYLAGRVVAYLFPGVNGTDVLLTAEEIPRGFFPMNENGLLIDIFNEGRKSDTVMNPYETGSRFLWMIAAAKAQSLNRQNMILKNHAGFCCEGIGTSFGYIHENVLYIPSEKSEGYRVVLTEMVREAARQAGFLAAEKDEISTSDLEQAEEVFLIDNALGIQWVLGIGNRRYYSTKTFEIVKKLQLMAQNKKAFSNAKG; encoded by the coding sequence GTGAAAGGCGGTTTTGTTTTATATAACGGCAAATTTTTTCGTGCCGACGAGAAATTGTTTTCAGGAGATGAGTTATTCCGTCTCGAAGCAGGTATCAAAGTCTGGTTTCGCACAGAGGATAACGAAATCTTGTTCCACGGACAAAATTATGCCTATTTGTGTGCTGCCACCAGGGCAATCAATCTGATCCTGCCCGAAGATTTTGATTTGGGCGGAGCACGTTTGCGGCGCGATGTTTCCCGGTTACTCAACAAGAATAAATTCTACCTGGCTGGTCGGGTAGTGGCGTATCTTTTCCCAGGTGTCAACGGAACTGATGTGCTGCTAACCGCAGAGGAAATTCCCCGCGGTTTCTTTCCGATGAATGAAAACGGCCTGCTAATTGATATTTTCAACGAGGGCAGAAAATCGGATACGGTGATGAACCCCTATGAAACAGGTAGCCGGTTTTTGTGGATGATTGCCGCAGCCAAGGCGCAGTCGTTAAACCGGCAGAATATGATTTTAAAGAATCATGCGGGTTTTTGCTGTGAAGGAATTGGTACCTCGTTCGGATATATTCATGAAAATGTGTTGTATATACCTTCAGAAAAAAGTGAAGGTTACAGGGTTGTACTTACCGAAATGGTCCGGGAGGCAGCCAGGCAGGCCGGTTTTCTGGCAGCAGAAAAGGACGAAATCTCTACATCCGATTTGGAGCAGGCCGAAGAAGTTTTCCTGATTGACAATGCATTGGGCATTCAGTGGGTTTTGGGAATTGGCAACCGACGTTACTACAGTACCAAAACATTTGAAATAGTAAAGAAACTGCAACTGATGGCACAAAATAAAAAAGCCTTTAGCAATGCAAAAGGCTGA
- a CDS encoding YqgE/AlgH family protein, which translates to MQFDFFKIESKIAPKQGRIIISEPFLPGNYFNRSSVLLVEHSGEGAVGFILNKPVDFPVHKFMNELTSFNTQVFIGGPVSTNMIYFIHTLGDLVPGSVKVMDGLYWGGDFDHLKMLITSGVVNPEQVRFFLGYSGWSEGQLEAEIKENSWLVAETNVKSIMTSDQNFWMESVKQVGGRYTMWQNFPEDPNWN; encoded by the coding sequence ATGCAATTCGATTTCTTTAAAATAGAAAGTAAGATTGCTCCGAAACAAGGTCGAATTATTATTTCGGAACCTTTCCTGCCGGGAAATTATTTCAACAGGTCGTCAGTTCTTCTTGTTGAACATTCCGGTGAAGGAGCGGTTGGGTTCATCCTTAACAAACCGGTAGATTTTCCGGTACACAAATTTATGAATGAGCTCACCAGTTTCAATACACAGGTTTTCATTGGCGGGCCGGTAAGCACCAATATGATCTACTTCATCCACACGTTGGGTGACTTAGTTCCCGGAAGCGTTAAGGTGATGGATGGCCTTTACTGGGGCGGCGATTTTGATCACCTGAAGATGTTAATTACCTCAGGTGTGGTAAATCCGGAACAAGTGCGTTTTTTCCTCGGTTATTCAGGGTGGAGTGAAGGACAACTAGAGGCCGAAATCAAGGAAAATTCATGGCTCGTTGCCGAAACCAACGTGAAAAGTATCATGACGAGCGATCAGAATTTCTGGATGGAAAGTGTCAAACAAGTGGGAGGACGCTATACGATGTGGCAAAATTTCCCGGAAGACCCGAACTGGAATTAA
- a CDS encoding septum formation initiator family protein codes for MLKIPRVLLRIVANKYLLAFVVFFVWMTFLDDHNFISLFQDQQKLHKLNAEKAYYENKIESDRRKLKELQTDSRNLEKFAREQYLMKKKDEDIFIIEEK; via the coding sequence ATGCTGAAAATCCCACGAGTACTGCTAAGAATTGTTGCCAATAAATATTTACTGGCCTTTGTAGTATTCTTTGTATGGATGACTTTCCTGGATGATCACAATTTTATTTCTCTCTTTCAGGATCAACAAAAGCTCCATAAGCTGAATGCTGAAAAAGCTTACTACGAGAATAAAATTGAATCGGACCGAAGAAAATTAAAAGAGTTACAGACAGATTCCCGAAACCTTGAGAAGTTTGCCCGAGAGCAATACCTGATGAAAAAGAAGGACGAAGATATCTTCATTATTGAAGAAAAATAA